A genome region from Clostridium pasteurianum includes the following:
- the trmD gene encoding tRNA (guanosine(37)-N1)-methyltransferase TrmD produces the protein MVRRLKIDILTLFPEMFDLFNYSMIGRAQKNGIVEINTYNIRDYTLDKHRKTDDYPYGGGAGMVMTPQPAIDAIKALKKLNNGKVIFLGPRGKKFNQETAKKLSKDKEFIILCGHYEGIDERIYKYIDEEFSLGDFVLTGGEMACIPVVDSICRMIPGVLKSSESYTEESFYNGLLEYPQYTRPEEFEGERVPEVLLSGHHENIRKWRRKQALVITKVRRKDLFDKFNMTEEDKKLMECDEI, from the coding sequence ATGGTTAGAAGATTAAAGATAGATATACTTACTTTATTTCCAGAAATGTTTGACTTATTCAACTATAGTATGATAGGAAGAGCACAGAAAAATGGTATAGTTGAAATTAATACTTATAATATTCGTGATTACACTTTGGATAAGCATAGAAAAACTGATGATTATCCTTATGGTGGAGGTGCAGGCATGGTTATGACACCACAGCCTGCTATTGATGCTATTAAAGCTTTAAAGAAATTAAATAATGGTAAAGTCATTTTCTTGGGACCAAGGGGTAAAAAGTTTAATCAAGAGACTGCAAAAAAACTTTCTAAGGACAAGGAGTTTATAATATTATGTGGTCATTATGAAGGTATTGATGAAAGAATTTATAAATATATTGACGAAGAATTTTCATTAGGAGACTTTGTATTAACAGGCGGCGAAATGGCATGCATACCAGTAGTTGATAGTATATGCAGAATGATTCCTGGAGTTTTAAAGAGCAGTGAAAGTTACACAGAAGAATCCTTTTATAATGGCCTTTTAGAGTATCCTCAATATACAAGACCTGAAGAATTTGAAGGTGAAAGAGTACCAGAAGTTCTCCTCTCAGGTCATCATGAAAATATTAGGAAATGGCGAAGAAAGCAGGCTTTAGTGATAACTAAAGTTAGAAGAAAAGATTTATTTGATAAGTTTAATATGACTGAAGAAGATAAAAAACTCATGGAATGTGATGAAATATAG